The genomic DNA GCCTTTCTTTCAGCCGGGGAAAGGTCTGGAGGGCCAGGGCAAACAATTCCTGCCGCAGTTTTCGTTTACCCACGGTGTAGGCCCCCAGTTCGAGATTTTCTTTGACGCTTAAATCGGGGAAGATCCGCCTTCCTTCCGGCACCAGACAGATGCCCATTTGAACCAGGCGGTCCGGTCGTTCCCGGGTTATGCTTCGCCCCTGAAACCGGATATCTCCGGACTCGGCCCTCAAAAGGCCGGTCACGGTTTTAAGGAGCGTCGATTTTCCGGCTCCGTTGGCCCCGAGGATGGACAGAATCTCCCCTTCTTTTATCTCCAGACTGACCCCGTGCAGGGCCGTTATGGCACCATAGCGGACGCTCAGATCGGAGATGCTCATCAGCATACCGGGTTTTCCTCCCCCAGGTAGGCCTCAATCACCTTCCGGTTTTTTTTCACCTCGGCAGGCAGGCCCTCGGCAATTTTTTGGCCGAAATCCATGACTACCACCCGGTCGGAGACATTCATGATCAGACCCATCTGATGCTCAATGATGACGATAGTCAGTCGGAAACGCTCCTTGACCTCCTTAAGGATTTTGACGAGGCCCCGGATCTCCCTGGGATTCATC from Deltaproteobacteria bacterium includes the following:
- a CDS encoding ABC transporter ATP-binding protein, whose product is MLMSISDLSVRYGAITALHGVSLEIKEGEILSILGANGAGKSTLLKTVTGLLRAESGDIRFQGRSITRERPDRLVQMGICLVPEGRRIFPDLSVKENLELGAYTVGKRKLRQELFALALQTFPRLKERLAQPAGTLSGGEQQMLAVGRALMANPRLLLLDEPSMGLSPLITKEIFSLIRAINTEKGISLMLVEQNAHLALEHSHRAYVLESGRVVMEGLSSRVKCDPAVMEAYLGFETASDWV